A region of the Pseudarthrobacter oxydans genome:
GGCAGGCCCCGTAGGCACGCGCCGTTGTATCCGAAGGCCCTCCGGCGGCATAGGGCATGACGAACGTAATGGACTTGGTCGGGTAGCTTTCGGATGATGCCTTGGAGGCACCGGAGCAGGCCGTGACGGAAAGCGAAAGGCCGGCGACAGTGACGGCAGCGAAGAACACGCGAGTCTTGTTCAAGGTAACCTCTGGTGGTTTCGGTCTGAAGTTGAGAGTGCACTCCGCAAGGAGTGCCCTCTCAGTAATACAGGATTGTGACCGGCGGCACAACCGCCTCCGGTGAAATAAATCATTCGTTGGGTGCTGCTGATTCAAGCCGGGAGACGCTCAGCGCCGCCCGGGGTTTCATGAAGGCGTCCCACAGCGGCCCGGTTGAGATCCACCGCAGCGGATCCATCAGGGCCAGGCTGCGCGGGACGAATACCTTGCGCCGGCGCGCGGCGATCGCGCCAACGAGAAGGTCGGCGCAGGTGTCCGTGCTGGACACCACGCTAAACGGCCACGGAAGGGAGCGGCTCTCCCCGGCCCGGCTTCCCGCCCCGGAAATCATGCCGGTGCTCACCCATGCCGGATGCGCGACGCCCACGTCAACGCCCTTATGGGCCAGTTCCAGCCGCAGCGCCCCGCCGAAGGCCTCCACGCCCGCCTTGGAGGCGGCATACGCGTTGGCCCGCGGAACATTCTTCAACGCGGCGGCCGAACTCATGAGCAGGTAGTAGCCCCGGTTCGCGGTGATCTCCTCCAAGGTGGCCTTGACGGTCCTGATCACACCGCCAAGATTGACGTCGACGATCCGCAGCAGGTCCTCGGTGCTGGAAACGGCCACCGTGGAGGCACTGCCGATCCCGGCGCAGGCAAAGACGATGTCCAGCCGGCCGAAGTGCTCAACTGTCCGCCGGGCTGCGGCCTGCAGGGACATTTGGTCCGTCACATCCGCTGCCGTGGCCAGATGGCCCTCTCCCAGCGTGGAGACCAGCTGGTCCAGGGCTGGCTGGTCGCGGTCGACGAGGGATACGTGTGCTCCCGCGGCGGCCAGGCGCCGGGCCGTGGCCGCGGCGATACCGCCGGCACCGCCGGTAACCAGTACCACCTTGCCCCGCAGCCTGTCCGGCCCCCGCAATCGGTCCGTCCCGCTCCCGCCCGCCTCCGGAGGATTCAAGGATTGGAATCTCATCCCATGTACGACCCTCCGTTGACGTCAACCGTGACGCCCGTGACGAAGCCGTTTTCAACGGCGGCCAGGTACTGGACGGCCTGGGCAACGTCATCGGCGCTGCCCAGCCGGCCCACCGGGATGCGGCTGAGATAGTTCCGGTTGACTTCGTCGGAGACGCCGGCGGCCATGCCGGCGTCGATCCGCCCCGGGGCGATGGCGTTGACGGTGATACCGAACGGTGCCAGTTCCCGCGCGAAGGAACGGGTCAGGCCCAGCAGGCCCGTCTTGGTCGCGGCGTAGTGGACGCCGCCCAGCCTGCCGCCGTCGCGTCCTGCCAGGGAGGACATGTTGACGATCCTGCCGAATCCGGTGTTCTTCATGTGCGGTACCAGGGCCTGGATACCCAGGAACGGGCCCGTGAGGTTTACCGCCAGGACACTCGTCCACTCCTCCAAGGGGACTTCGTCACCCGGGATCTTTTGTCCGTCCCGTTTCGGGGAGATGCCGGCGTTGTTGACCAGCACCGCAGGGGTTTCCGGGCTGGCCTCCACCGTCTCTGCGATCCGCTGCCAGTCGCCGGGCTCAGTGACGTCACACTGCATTGCCTGCAGGGATCCGCCCTGCGGATCCAGGTCCGCCCGGAGGCCGGCCAGTGCGGAGTCTGATGCATCCACGGCGATCACCCGGTCCCCGCTGGCCAGGAATGACTCCACGATGCCGCGGCCGATGCCCCCGGCCGCGCCGGTGACGACGACTGTTCGGTGGTGCTGCTGGTTGTTACTCATGCTTTCTCCGTTCCTCGTTGAACGGGAGGCGGCCTTCTTCTCGGCAGTCTCCCCGTGGGGCCGTTAGCGCACTCCGGCCAGGGCTTCTTCCCTGGCTTGGTCCGTGGATCCGGCCAGATAGGGTTCAGGGTCAAAGGGCGCGTTGACTTGGCGGAAGGTATAGGCCGGTTCCGGCCATAGTGTGGTCAGCCGCCCGTTGCGGTGGTCAACGTACCAGCTGCTGCAGCCGCCGTCGAGCCACACAGTGCCCTGGGCCAACTGGTCCACACGGCCTATGAAGGCATCCTCCGCTTCCCTGCTCACCTCCAGCGCCGGCACAGCGGCCTGGTCGCGGAAGTTCACCGCGCCCATGATGTAGTCGATCT
Encoded here:
- a CDS encoding SDR family NAD(P)-dependent oxidoreductase, whose product is MSNNQQHHRTVVVTGAAGGIGRGIVESFLASGDRVIAVDASDSALAGLRADLDPQGGSLQAMQCDVTEPGDWQRIAETVEASPETPAVLVNNAGISPKRDGQKIPGDEVPLEEWTSVLAVNLTGPFLGIQALVPHMKNTGFGRIVNMSSLAGRDGGRLGGVHYAATKTGLLGLTRSFARELAPFGITVNAIAPGRIDAGMAAGVSDEVNRNYLSRIPVGRLGSADDVAQAVQYLAAVENGFVTGVTVDVNGGSYMG
- a CDS encoding SDR family NAD(P)-dependent oxidoreductase; this translates as MNPPEAGGSGTDRLRGPDRLRGKVVLVTGGAGGIAAATARRLAAAGAHVSLVDRDQPALDQLVSTLGEGHLATAADVTDQMSLQAAARRTVEHFGRLDIVFACAGIGSASTVAVSSTEDLLRIVDVNLGGVIRTVKATLEEITANRGYYLLMSSAAALKNVPRANAYAASKAGVEAFGGALRLELAHKGVDVGVAHPAWVSTGMISGAGSRAGESRSLPWPFSVVSSTDTCADLLVGAIAARRRKVFVPRSLALMDPLRWISTGPLWDAFMKPRAALSVSRLESAAPNE